A stretch of DNA from Candidatus Acidulodesulfobacterium acidiphilum:
CTTTCGGCTTGACATTTGTTTCGACAAATTTTGATATTTATATCTTTAGGTATATAATAATATTCTATTATATGAATAACAATTGATATTATAATAAAATAATTTGTATTTGTATTTTTTGTATTAAATTTTTGGGGGTTTACATTATGGAAAAAGTCGATGTATTTACTATTGGAGCAGGCGGAGGAGCTTATCCTGCCGCTTTTAGGCTTGCTAAAGCCGGAAAAAAAGTAGTTATGGCGGACATAAAAGGAGTTATGAGCGGCAACTGTTTAGAGCAGGGGTGCGTTCCTTCAAAAACTATAAGAGAAGCCATAGAAGTGTACAGACTGGCAAAAAACAGGGAATATTTCGGTTTAAAAGGCGAAAATATAGGATTTGATTATACAAAAATTGTAGATTTTAAAGACAACGTGCAAAAATTCAGGTATGCCCAGCATGCGAAAGAACTTGAAGAAGCATCGAAAAATTTAAAACTCGTCAAAGGTATCGCATCGTTTATAGACGAACATACAATTAAGGTAACGGGCGAAAATTTTGAAGAAACATATAAAGCGGACAGCATAATAATCGCAAGCGGCGCAGAACCTTATATACTTCCTATAGAAGGAAAAGAACACTGCGTTACCAGCGCCGATATTTATATTTTGGGAACAAAAATAAAGACTCTTCCAAAATCTATCGCAATACTTGGGGGAGGCTATATAGGGGTTGAAACCGCTACGTTTTTTAACGAACTCGGCGTGGACGTAATATTAATTCAAAGAAGCAAAAGAATACTTACCGCAATGGACGAAAGATTTGCTTTGCTTCTTCAAAATTCTCTTGACCCGAAAATTAAATTAGAACTTGGAACCGAAATTAAAAAAGTAGAAAAGCTCAATGCGGACGGAGCATATAGGTATAATGTTTCATATATGAAAGACGGAACCTTAAAAACCGTAAATGCCGATATGGTGCTTATGGCATACGGAAGAAAACCCGTCATACCCGAAGGCACGGATAAGTTAGGAATAGAATTGGATAAAAAAGGCAGAATAAAAATAAACAGCGCTATTCAGACCAATATTCCGCATATTTATGCATCCGGCGACGTAAACGGGCTTTCTATGCTTTTTCATTCTGCGGAAAGACAGTCTTTAGTTTGCGCAAATAATATATTTGCCGGCAATATTCCTATCGATTATATGGATTTTAATGCCGTGCCGACCACGGTATTTACGTTTCCTAAAGCCGCTTATGCCGGCATCATGCCTTCGCAGGCCGAAAAAATGGGCATCGATATTCTTGAATGTTCATACGATTTCGTGGTCGATGCTAAAGCTCAGATATATAACGAACTAAACGGAGAAATAAGGGAATTTTTCGATGCTAAAACATTAAAAATAATAGGCGCATGGGTTATAGGAATAGATGCTGAACTTTTAATTGGCGAATTGGTAACGGCAATACAAAATTCTTTGGATATCCATATAGTAGCCGGACTTTCAAACCAGCATCCCACAAGCAGCGAAGGCATAGCCAAAGCGGCAAGAAAACTGCTTTAATTTATTATTGCTTTAAAGGGGACAGATTTATTTATTTGCATACTGCCGTCCGAGTTTGCGGCCAAACCGCCTCGGCCGGTTTTAATAAATTAAATTTTAAATTGTGAAATTTTTAATATGAAAAAAATAAAATTATCGATTATAGTCTTAACCGTTATATTTTTACTGCCTTTATTTTTATCAGGGTGCGCTCAAAAGCAGGAAAACCTCACAAAAACTCTTGCGAAAAAATTAATAATTAAAAAAATATACTCTTCCGCTTTTTTTGCGCTGCCCTATGATAAGGCCGCCAGTATGGATAACGATAAATTTTATATGCTCTTATTAAAAGGCGGCTACATCAAGTTTCACAAAAAATTAGGCTATACCTCTTTTACGACTCTTTTTAAACCTTACTTATTTAAAATAGCCGATAGAACATACATAAGATTAGGAACATTAAAAATAATTAAAATATATAATCTTAGGTTTATTTCACATAAAAAAGCTAAAGCGTTTTTTATTTTTAGATTTAATCCAAACTATATTTACAGGCTTATGGTTAAAAATAATATGTATCCAAAATTATTTACGGTTTTAAAAACTAAAAACGCAGCGGCGATTTTTCAATATAAACCATTTTTAGAATGGGAAGTTACAAGATTTGAGCAGGACGGCCATAAAATAAAAAATAGATAATTTTTTAGAACAACCTTTTTAGTTTTAAATTTTATAAAGCGCTAATTCTGGAATTAATTCGAAATGTTTATCTAATGTAAAAACGGAAAAATTGTTTTCTATCGCTAAAGTTCCTATTAAAATATCGGAAAACGGAATAGTGTAACCTTTCTTTTTAATATTTAAAGATATTTCTGCGGATTTTTGCCACATATTTTTATTTATCTCGACATATGGTAAATTTAATAAAATATCTTTAATCTTCAATTTTTCGGACTCTGATTTAATTCCCTGCAATAATTCAAATAAGACAACTCCGCAAATTTCAACCGAATCTTCAATTAGAAGCAGCTCAAGATTATTGCTTACGGAAGAATTTGCCTTGAAAAATTCAATCCATACGCTCGTGTCAACCAAAACACGCATAGGTTTATTTTTCAAAAAATTTCCCTCTTGCAGATTGTAAATTTATTTCGGACTTTTCTTCCATTTCCCAATCATAATCTATATTGATTTTACCTTTTAAGGCAATAAGTTCCGCTATTTTTTTTTGCTTTATATATTCATTCATAGTTTTGACTATAGCTTTTGTTTTTGATTTTTCTCCAGAAATTTTTTGGACTTCTCTAATCAAATCGTCAGGTATGTTTAATGTGGTGCGCATATTGTATTTCTCCTTTATATGACATAATTATATGCTATTAAATACATACTGTCAACTTTTTGTGTAAATATTTTATATCATTATCTTAAAGGTGACATTTTTATTTTGGCTTGACACTTCTAATTAATAACTTTGAATTTTTCGGCGTCTTTCATTTAAAGATGTGATATAATCTATAATTTGCAAGTATTGAGATTTACAAGATTATATCTCTTTTTATTTTTAAAATACTGAAAATTAGAACAAAAGTAATTGTTTTTCACCAATATTTTCTTCATTTTCTTTAAATAAGTCTGACTTTAATCTGACACATTTAATTGGACATTTAATTATAAATCTATCATCTTTAATTATTGATTTGTCATTTTTCCGCCTTTACCCGATAAAGTCATGATATTATTAAAAACAAAAATACAAATTCCTATAAATTCCATAGACGTAAATGAACCAAGGATTAAAATATGATAAAATCCAGAAACGGCATTGCCTAAAATAATCCAGGTTATAGCCATCCCGATTAAGCCGATATTAGTCAGATAAAACTGAACAGTTATAAGAAGTTCGCTGTATAGTTTAAATCCGCTGAATCTAGGCAGTACGTGGTAACCGACCGAATAAATCATCATAGCGATAAATCCAAGTAAAAGAAAATGGACATGCGCTAAAAGCAGATATCCGATAGATGGCGGATACAGCGCCATAACTAGGCCTAAACCTGCTCCTATTACAAGGTAAAACAGAGAAGCTATTGTAAAATATCTTATTATAGGGCTCATAATAAATGTTATTTTATCAAATAAATTTAAATTTTTTTATGATAAATATCACATTTGTCAATTTCTTCTGATACCGATTAAAAAATGCTGTATTTTGCAAATCGTTTTTACCCAAAATTGCAAACAAAATTCCCCACTATTGCAACGGCTTTTCCTCAATATTGCAATTAAAAAATTGCATAGTTTTCGCTGTTTGCAATAATATTTTTGCAATTTATTAATTGCGGGTTAATGATAATTTATAAGTTTATGCGCCTTTCGTTATAATTTCCGCCGCTTCCATTAAATCTTTAACGTAGAAATCGGGTACGACGTTTCCGTCGTGTTCGTACATAGAGTTCTTTATATAGAAAGATTTTAAGCCGGAGTTTTTCGCAAGCATAATATCGCTGTCTTTGTCGCCTACCATAAATGATTTGCCGGTATCAATATTGAACTTTTTCACGCCTTTAACGACCATTCCGGTTTCGGGTTTTCTGCAAGAACATTTTATATTATAGGGTTCGACTATGCCTTTTTCGTGATGGGGGCAGAAATATAAATCGTCGATTATAATTCCGTTATTTTCGTATATTTTACTGAGTTTTTCATGAACCGCCGCCAAATCTTCCATATTAAAAAAGCCCTTTGCTATGCCCGCCTGATTGGTTATTATTATAAGAAGAAACCCCGCGGCTTTTAAAATTTTCAAGGCTTCAATAGAATTAGGCATTATAATTATATCTTCCGGATTTTTTAAATACCCTACATCCTCAATTAATACGCCGTCCCTGTCTAAGAACACACATTTGTTATTTGTTGTATTAAATCCTATATTAAACTTTTTTTCTTCATTTTCAAGGATTCTATTCAATATTTTAATACCCCTTGTTTTTATTCTATTAATGTTTTTTATTGCATGACGGTAAAATCCATATAACGGATAACGGTGTGCAGACTGTTTCTTTGTTATATTTTATGTATATTTTATCATATTTTTGGAATTATAATAAAATTATTCGCCGTCCGGCCTGGTTTTCCACCGGTTGTGTATCCAAAACCACTGTTCGGGATATTGTTTTATTATGTCTTCTATTTTTTCGTTAAACAGTTTCAGTATATTCATGGTATCGGTCTTTCTGTCGCTGGTATATTTTATATCGAGCGGAGGCTCTATTATGAGGCGGTGTTTTGAGTAATTTCCGTCCTTTCCTTTAATCCTTACGATAAAAGCAGGAACTACGGGAAGTTTGGTTTTTGCGGCGATGTTTGCCATACCGGGCATAGTACAGGCTTTAACGCCGAAAAAATCGACGAAAACGCCTATGCGCTTAGAAGCATTTTCGTCCGGCAGAAATCCGACGATTTCTTTTTCATTCAACGCCGAAATTATATTTTTTACGGCGTTTTCCCTGTTATAGATAACTTTGTTCCCCGAAGCCGTTCTTAGATCGTATAAAATTTTTTCTATATAGGGATTGTCAAGCGGTCTTGCAAGCACGTTGCCTTTATAACCTTTAAGCCCGAATGTTTTTGCAAGA
This window harbors:
- a CDS encoding PIN domain nuclease, translated to MKNKPMRVLVDTSVWIEFFKANSSVSNNLELLLIEDSVEICGVVLFELLQGIKSESEKLKIKDILLNLPYVEINKNMWQKSAEISLNIKKKGYTIPFSDILIGTLAIENNFSVFTLDKHFELIPELALYKI
- a CDS encoding HAD family hydrolase → MTKKQSAHRYPLYGFYRHAIKNINRIKTRGIKILNRILENEEKKFNIGFNTTNNKCVFLDRDGVLIEDVGYLKNPEDIIIMPNSIEALKILKAAGFLLIIITNQAGIAKGFFNMEDLAAVHEKLSKIYENNGIIIDDLYFCPHHEKGIVEPYNIKCSCRKPETGMVVKGVKKFNIDTGKSFMVGDKDSDIMLAKNSGLKSFYIKNSMYEHDGNVVPDFYVKDLMEAAEIITKGA
- a CDS encoding dihydrolipoyl dehydrogenase; its protein translation is MEKVDVFTIGAGGGAYPAAFRLAKAGKKVVMADIKGVMSGNCLEQGCVPSKTIREAIEVYRLAKNREYFGLKGENIGFDYTKIVDFKDNVQKFRYAQHAKELEEASKNLKLVKGIASFIDEHTIKVTGENFEETYKADSIIIASGAEPYILPIEGKEHCVTSADIYILGTKIKTLPKSIAILGGGYIGVETATFFNELGVDVILIQRSKRILTAMDERFALLLQNSLDPKIKLELGTEIKKVEKLNADGAYRYNVSYMKDGTLKTVNADMVLMAYGRKPVIPEGTDKLGIELDKKGRIKINSAIQTNIPHIYASGDVNGLSMLFHSAERQSLVCANNIFAGNIPIDYMDFNAVPTTVFTFPKAAYAGIMPSQAEKMGIDILECSYDFVVDAKAQIYNELNGEIREFFDAKTLKIIGAWVIGIDAELLIGELVTAIQNSLDIHIVAGLSNQHPTSSEGIAKAARKLL
- a CDS encoding DUF2191 domain-containing protein; the protein is MRTTLNIPDDLIREVQKISGEKSKTKAIVKTMNEYIKQKKIAELIALKGKINIDYDWEMEEKSEINLQSARGKFFEK